A genomic window from Flexistipes sp. includes:
- a CDS encoding DUF2283 domain-containing protein — MKVKYFNDTDTALIEFADREVFETREISENIYIDVDAEGNIVNMTIEHAKSNAALWEFSYEEMNKQTA, encoded by the coding sequence ATGAAAGTAAAATATTTTAATGATACGGATACTGCTCTCATAGAATTTGCTGACCGTGAAGTTTTTGAAACAAGGGAAATTAGCGAAAATATATACATTGATGTTGATGCTGAAGGGAATATAGTTAACATGACAATAGAGCATGCTAAATCAAATGCTGCTCTTTGGGAATTTTCATATGAAGAAATGAATAAACAAACTGCTTAA